One region of Osmia lignaria lignaria isolate PbOS001 chromosome 7, iyOsmLign1, whole genome shotgun sequence genomic DNA includes:
- the LOC117604561 gene encoding uncharacterized protein LOC117604561 isoform X1 gives MIDRTWLPVLFGLLGLCYGLQCPKQKVSPGREVVCYTSVSDVDRLTEAVCKCTTLVQQGYDVRNLSISEFENFRKSLKEISPTLQFVISIDDPGKTLRTSGTVRQEITARLIGILKEVDGIELNMTAGSKERLVHFAKGLKDEMVRKSYDTRIFMALPTKPEELAKQFDLKELSKYVDLFTIPTDHLVEDDEAYHTFHPSRLMGLFDMFNADNLIDLISGLGVPKRKILMSLPSSAYEFTLKDQDDNAPRAPTENMQPVIIDQKQLCDLMKQGEWTVERDEDLTAPYTFKNKTWIAFEDKISVGIKGKYVLLRELPGLAIRDVENDSKTKCGMPLTYEINHSFMDFKRKSRAAVLNALEDELHQTQLSYPTQVKSSDFRVVRVVDTEGHIRVVRENTQTEFTCNRQGYFVHPKSCNRFYRCVKFNQEVEDYSVFEFDCPAGLAFDETTEVCVWPGSLSQGSPCPGSSEIAPVTRVRFECPSTPGYYADPQNPRWFFACIDLGGPHMMAYEFRCPFSLIFDEHKLACEWPWLVEGYSGTGYTRTEYGNSGYGTGSTPGTGGYYTGALPDGYSGSTGGYGGGSGYQGGAGSGSQGGAGYQGGAGYHGGAGYQGGAGSGSQGGAGHQGGVGSQGGAGYQGGAGYHGGAGSQGGAGYQGGAGYHGGAGSQGGAGSGSQGGAGYQGGVGSQGGSGYQGGAGYHGGAGSQGGAGYQGGAESQGGAGYQGGSGYQGGAGYHGGAGSQGGAGSGSQGGAGYQGGVGSQGGSGYQGGAGYHGGAGSQGTTGYHGAGGAESTGTIGKGSGFSGAAGVGYSGSTVTGGYQGSTGGVHGGSGISYTGATGGGYQGSGSHGGSGTQYTVPSGGEYQGSTGGAHGGSGISYTGSAAGGYQGSGAHGGSGTQYTVSTGGEYQGPTSGAHGGSGISYTGTTAGGYQGSGAHGGSGTQYTVSTGGEYQGTTGGAHGGSGISYTGTTAGGYQGSGAHGGSGTQYTVSTGGEYQGPTGGAHGGSGISYTGATAGGYTGSTSSAHGGSGTQYTGSAAGGYAGSTSSAHEGSGTQYTGSATGGYQGSGAHGASGTQYTGSTGGEYQGPTGGAHGGSGISYTGATAGGYTKSTSSAHGGSGTQYTGSAAGGYTESGVYVGSTGHGAVTEGYRGSGVKGGHAGSAGAQYPGPSYGTASPGFSGGVDYSASPTGQTGTKYSGYDIGGIGGSSAHGQTVGTSGSGTQYFGATGSQGQIPESTYVHKPDGPRYNCVTCTAAQPSSGQTYVTDGYLASHGASGSGATIYQGTIGYTSNVTLGGSYVPSAGGPTYHVSPSDYGFSGGADSGTIITGHNVQGSIVTGSSSPGTLVTYSQTPGAILSGSSEQGTIVTGGSYPGYTQTGAGTPGYVISGGVKTVYPGSASPGTIIHGAHTPGVLLTGPPDAGTIIKGQPSPGVVLTGQTAPGVSLGGAVEHGTVIGNQVYTQTGYTTQHGGTGTGGVYGTKTGNVPSTYDTGYKTNEYHDNGGRGTIRFNNGDVTTKYTENDIPDYRPAGGTIPPDTLLSGGVPGTSTPSGFTKTGITKTGFTTASLGGGGSYVIGTQSRPTPKPENIGEKAFEGNVAGYTKSSTESSIRGYPNTPSTQYQSAGHDDTSRITLGPSKFTGYSYPRPNVPFVTGITSSPTGSVSPTEGNVLTATTPTPFLNVEVYNSPKFGTSTPGSPAVVNTYQRPTGFVHVTSPATPIYTTGPLENYKTTIFEAAKVPIVASTVRPVIDNGYKTIISSTPIPVTLTHDQFGGNIQTGSGYDQTQFGFGTKSQQAGYGQKDYISGTTPSSVFEVPSNTRPQINYGSPGSAYFGSTSKNAFEQQYVTPSSISESLKPQTQYIPSSTLSPAIGVTYRKPFTLPNLTPTPSPGSYPSSGPGSISGGSPTNVNIPRDEVGKLITNYNRGTTKYVPSEYDVYSPGSFGGSSSSSTFGQGYGSTPSVQKTQFPIGTYSGGYSKPSSISTYQSTAKSTAVGKGKVIVKWSDLHPLLLGKLGAECTCRGDPFANLRGPGSRLINSSKGKVDLSSYDESEIYVDLEKDGSYEKNDYVTNYDGPVKIWNDELAQIQEKPSSTYLPSVTPSTNLGAPSQNLISGSSNRGFTANFRSGKSLSNFDSSSKLAGNRGQFLDQQEPAAFGDSEEIIDGATNCARPGLFRHPNFCNKFYACHWDEWKKKFTLHMFNCPVHLTFDNGANACNWPSMGPACQDDNLLV, from the exons ATGATCGACAGGACGTGGTTGCCGGTCCTTTTCGGACTGCTGGGACTCTGTTACGGCTTGC AATGCCCGAAGCAGAAGGTATCGCCAGGCAGGGAGGTGGTCTGCTACACTTCCGTTTCCGACGTCGACCGATTGACCGAGGCTGTTTGCAAATGCACCACTCTGGTGCAGCAAGGCTATGACGTGCGAAATCTTTCGATTTCCG aattcgaaaattttcgaaaatcattGAAAGAGATCAGTCCAACTCTCCAATTCGTTATCTCTATTGATGATCCTGGAAAGACACTGAGAACTTCCGGTACAGTTCGTCAAGAGATCACCGCTCGTTTGATCGGTATTTTGAAAGAG GTCGATGGAATCGAACTGAACATGACTGCAGGTTCCAAAGAACGTTTGGTACATTTTGCGAAGGGATTGAAGGACGAAATGGTGAGAAAATCCTATGATACGAGGATTTTCATGGCTCTCCCTACCAAACCAGAAGAATTGGCAAAACAGTTCGATCTGAAAGAACTATCCAA GTACGTGGACCTATTTACAATCCCCACAGACCATCTGGTCGAAGATGACGAAGCCTATCACACCTTTCATCCTTCACGATTGATGGGTCTGTTCGACATGTTCAACGCGGACAACTTGATCGACTTAATAAGCGGATTGGGAGTGCCAAAGAGGAAAATCTTAATGTCACTGCCATCCAGCGCGTACGAGTTCACTTTAAAGGATCAGGACGATAACGCTCCAAGGGCACCCACTGAAAACATGCAACCGGTTATCATTGATCAGAAACAG CTATGCGATTTGATGAAACAAGGGGAATGGACGGTTGAAAGGGACGAAGATCTTACTGCACcttatacatttaaaaataaaacttggaTCGCTTTTGAGGATAAAATTTCAGTTGGCATAAAG GGGAAATATGTATTGCTTCGCGAACTACCTGGACTTGCTATAAGGGATGTAGAAAATGACTCCAAAACGAAATGTGGCATGCCTCTTACGTATGAAATCAATCATTCTTTCATGGATTTCAAGAGGAAATCGAGGGCTGCTGTTTTGAATGCTTTGGAAGATGAATTGCAT CAAACCCAACTATCTTACCCAACTCAAGTTAAATCGTCCGATTTTCGAGTTGTCCGTGTCGTAGACACCGAAGGGCACATTCGAGTAGTTCGTGAAAATACTCAGACTGAATTCACTTGCAACAGACAGGGCTACTTTGTTCATCCAAAGAGTTGCAATAG ATTTTATCGTTGTGTTAAATTCAACCAAGAAGTCGAAGACTACTCTGTCTTCGAATTTGACTGTCCTGCTGGTTTAGCCTTTGATGAGACCACAGAGGTTTGCGTCTGGCCAGGATCGTTATCTCAAGGATCTCCATGTCCTGGAAGTAGCGAAATTGCACCTGTAACTCGAGTAAGATTCGAATGTCCTTCAACCCCTGGATACTACGCCGATCCACAAAATCCACGATGGTTCTTCGCCTGCATAGACTTAG GAGGCCCACATATGATGGCATACGAATTCCGTTGTCCATTCAGTCTTATCTTCGACGAACATAAGCTGGCCTGTGAGTGGCCTTGGTTAGTAGAAGGTTACTCTGGCACTGGCTATACAAGAACTGAATATGGCAATAGTGGATATGGTACTGGGTCCACTCCGGGTACTGGTGGATATTATACTGGAGCATTGCCTGATGGATACTCGGGATCAACAGGTGGATATGGAGGTGGATCAGGATACCAAGGTGGAGCTGGATCTGGATCTCAAGGCGGAGCTGGATATCAAGGTGGAGCCGGATACCATGGTGGAGCTGGATACCAAGGTGGAGCTGGATCTGGATCTCAAGGCGGAGCAGGACATCAAGGTGGGGTTGGATCCCAAGGTGGAGCTGGATATCAAGGTGGAGCCGGATACCACGGTGGAGCTGGATCCCAAGGTGGAGCTGGATATCAAGGTGGAGCCGGATACCACGGTGGAGCTGGATCCCAAGGTGGAGCTGGATCTGGATCTCAAGGCGGAGCAGGATATCAAGGTGGAGTTGGTTCCCAAGGTGGATCAGGATATCAAGGTGGAGCAGGATACCACGGTGGAGCAGGATCCCAAGGTGGAGCAGGATACCAAGGTGGAGCTGAATCCCAAGGTGGAGCTGGATACCAAGGTGGATCAGGATATCAAGGTGGAGCAGGATACCACGGTGGAGCTGGATCCCAAGGTGGAGCTGGATCTGGATCTCAAGGCGGAGCAGGATATCAAGGTGGAGTTGGATCCCAAGGTGGATCAGGATATCAAGGTGGAGCAGGATACCACGGTGGAGCTGGATCCCAAGGAACAACAGGATATCATGGTGCAGGTGGTGCTGAATCGACAGGAACAATAGGTAAAGGTTCAGGATTTTCTGGAGCAGCTGGTGTTGGCTATTCTGGCTCAACCGTAACTGGAGGGTATCAAGGATCGACTGGTGGAGTTCATGGTGGATCTGGAATAAGTTATACTGGAGCCACTGGTGGGGGATATCAGGGATCCGGTTCTCATGGAGGATCTGGAACACAGTACACCGTACCAAGTGGAGGAGAATATCAAGGATCAACTGGTGGAGCTCACGGTGGATCTGGAATAAGTTACACTGGATCTGCTGCTGGCGGATATCAGGGATCTGGTGCTCATGGGGGATCTGGAACACAATACACTGTATCTACGGGAGGAGAATATCAAGGACCAACTAGTGGCGCTCATGGTGGATCTGGAATAAGTTACACAGGAACTACTGCTGGAGGATATCAAGGATCTGGTGCTCATGGAGGATCTGGAACACAATACACTGTATCTACGGGAGGAGAATATCAAGGAACAACTGGTGGCGCTCATGGTGGATCTGGAATAAGTTACACAGGAACTACTGCTGGAGGATATCAAGGATCTGGTGCTCATGGAGGATCTGGAACACAATACACTGTATCTACGGGAGGAGAATATCAAGGACCAACTGGTGGCGCTCATGGTGGATCTGGAATAAGTTACACAGGAGCTACTGCTGGAGGATATACAGGATCAACAAGCAGTGCCCATGGAGGATCTGGAACGCAATACACTGGATCTGCTGCTGGAGGATATGCAGGATCAACAAGCAGTGCCCATGAAGGATCTGGAACGCAATACACTGGATCTGCTACTGGCGGATATCAGGGATCTGGTGCTCATGGAGCATCTGGAACACAATACACTGGATCTACGGGAGGAGAATATCAAGGACCAACTGGTGGCGCTCATGGTGGATCTGGAATAAGTTACACAGGAGCTACTGCTGGAGGATATACAAAATCAACAAGCAGTGCCCATGGAGGATCCGGAACGCAATACACTGGATCTGCTGCTGGAGGATACACAGAATCAGGGGTTTATGTTGGTTCAACTGGACACGGTGCTGTAACTGAAGGTTACCGTGGATCAGGAGTAAAAGGAGGCCATGCTGGTTCTGCTGGAGCCCAATATCCAGGACCGTCTTACGGAACTGCATCGCCAGGATTTTCTGGAGGAGTTGATTATTCAGCTTCACCTACTGGTCAAACAGGAACAAAGTATTCTGGATATGATATAGGAGGCATAGGTGGATCCTCGGCACATGGTCAAACGGTTGGTACTTCTGGAAGTGGAACACAATACTTTGGAGCAACTGGTAGTCAAGGACAAATAC CTGAATCCACTTACGTACACAAACCTGATGGACCGCGTTACAACTGTGTGACTTGCACTGCTGCTCAACCTTCGTCTGGTCAGACCTACGTAACGGACGGTTACCTTGCTAGCCATGGTGCCTCTGGTTCTGGTGCAACTATTTATCAAGGTACCATTGGGTACACGAGTAACGTAACTTTGGGTGGAAGCTACGTACCTTCTGCTGGAGGACCAACCTACCACGTGTCGCCCTCTGATTACGGATTTTCAGGAGGAGCTGACAGTGGTACTATCATTACAGGACATAATGTTCAGGGGTCAATTGTCACTGGAAGCTCTTCTCCAGGAACTCTTGTTACTTATAGCCAGACACCTGGTGCTATCCTATCAGGATCTTCCGAGCAAGGAACCATAGTAACCGGAGGCAGTTATCCAGGATACACTCAAACTGGCGCAGGTACACCTGGATATGTAATCAGTGGAGGTGTCAAAACTGTATATCCTGGCTCCGCTAGTCCTGGAACTATAATACATGGAGCACATACACCAGGTGTCCTATTAACTGGCCCACCTGATGCTGGAACTATTATAAAAGGACAGCCAAGTCCTGGCGTCGTCCTAACAGGGCAAACAGCACCTGGGGTGTCACTTGGTGGTGCAGTCGAACATGGAACAGTCATTGGCAATCAAGTATACACTCAAACAGGTTACACGACTCAACATGGAGGTACTGGTACAGGTGGCGTCTATGGAACGAAAACTGGAAACGTGCCATCAACATATGACACCGGTTACAAGACAAACGAATACCATGATAATGGAGGACGTGGTACTATTAGGTTCAATAATGGCGATGTAACTACCAAGTACACTGAGAACGACATTCCGGACTACAGACCAGCTGGGGGCACTATACCTCCTGACACTCTTCTTAGTGGAGGTGTTCCAGGGACATCAACACCAAGTGGATTCACAAAAACTGGAATCACCAAGACAGGCTTCACCACAGCCTCTTTAGGAGGTGGAGGTAGTTACGTGATTGGCACTCAATCAAGACCTACACCTAAACCTGAGAATATAGGTGAGAAGGCTTTCGAGGGTAACGTGGCAGGATACACCAAGTCATCGACTGAAAGTAGCATCAGGGGCTATCCAAATACCCCTTCGACTCAGTATCAAAGTGCTGGTCACGATGATACCTCCAGGATCACTTTGGGTCCATCAAAATTCACTGGCTATTCCTATCCTAGACCAAATGTTCCATTCGTAACTGGAATTACATCCTCTCCAACTGGATCAGTTTCTCCCACAGAGGGCAATGTCCTCACAGCAACAACTCCGACACCATTCTTGAATGTAGAGGTGTATAATAGCCCCAAGTTTGGTACTTCTACACCTGGTTCACCTGCAGTTGTGAACACCTATCAGAGACCTACAGGCTTCGTTCATGTCACTTCACCAGCCACACCGATTTACACAACAGGACCACTTGAGAATTACAAAACGACTATTTTCGAAGCTGCCAAGGTTCCTATTGTTGCATCTACAGTTAGGCCTGTGATCGATAATGGTTATAAGACCATAATATCTTCAACTCCCATACCAGTGACCTTAACTCACGATCAGTTTGGTGGAAATATTCAGACTGGATCTGGGTATGATCAAACCCAGTTTGGATTTGGAACAAAGTCTCAGCAGGCTGGATATGGACAGAAGGATTATATTTCTGGTACGACACCTTCTTCAGTGTTTGAAGTCCCATCGAACACACGCCCCCAG ATTAACTATGGGTCACCTGGTTCTGCATACTTTGGTTCAACCTCGAAGAATGCCTTTGAGCAGCAGTACGTGACACCTTCCAGTATTTCAGAATCATTGAAACCACAG ACTCAGTATATTCCAAGCAGTACTCTTTCACCAGCTATTGGTGTAACCTACAGAAAACCATTCACTTTGCCTAATCTCACACCTACACCATCTCCTGGTTCATACCCCAGCTCTGGACCAGGTTCCATCAGTGGTGGATCCCCAACAAACGTAAATATTCCTAGAGACGAAGTTGGAAAATTGATCACCAACTACAACAGAGGAACGACCAAATACGTCCCAAGTGAATATGACGTCTACTCTCCTGGATCATTCGGTGGATCATCTTCGTCATCCACCTTCGGACAGGGATATGGCTCGACACCGTCAGTTCAGAAAACACAGTTCCCTATTGGAACTTACTCTGGAGGTTACTCGAAACCCTCTTCCATAAGCACCTATCAATCCACTGCCAAATCTACAGCTGTAGGTAAAGGAAAGGTGATCGTCAAATGGAGTGACCTTCATCCACTACTTCTGGGCAAACTGGGAGCAGAATGCACCTGTAGAGGTGATCCTTTCGCCAATCTTCGTGGTCCAGGTTCCAGACTGATCAACTCCTCTAAAGGCAAAGTGGATCTGTCCAGTTATGACGAGTCTGAGATCTATGTAGACCTTGAAAAGGACGGTTCCTATGAAAAGAACGACTATGTAACCAACTATGACGGTCCAGTTAAGATTTGGAACGATGAATTAGCTCAAATCCAAGAGAAACCATCATCCACTTATCTACCCAGTGTTACTCCTTCAACGAACCTGGGTGCTCCTTCCCAAAATTTGATCAGTGGCTCGTCGAATCGTGGTTTCACTGCCAATTTTAGATCCGGGAAGAGTCTGAGTAATTTTGATTCCTCCTCTAAGTTAGCCGGAAACAGAGGACAGTTTTTGGATCAGCAGGAACCTGCAGCATTCGGTGACTCTGAGGAAATTATAGATGGTGCCACTAACTGTGCCAGACCTGGTCTCTTCCGGCATCCTAATTTCTGTAACAAGTTCTATGCTTGCCATTGGGACGAGTGGAAGAAGAAATTCACCCTCCACATGTTCAACTGCCCGGTGCATTTAACCTTCGACAACGGCGCGAACGCCTGCAATTGGCCCAGCATGGGGCCTGCCTGTCAGGACGATAATTTGTTAGTTTAA